A portion of the Haliaeetus albicilla chromosome 5, bHalAlb1.1, whole genome shotgun sequence genome contains these proteins:
- the LOC138685315 gene encoding inositol 1,4,5-trisphosphate receptor-interacting protein-like 1, translated as MAVVQFFTLAVQSILWNAPVVGDELDWATRRRMQQRGEYLSWKMTRMLQELEQGMQQLEQRTQEQSAFAWGALPFAALQPWQFWAVAGVLLLLFGLCWWLRKRSRQPASSSKERGSCGSLEEEEDEEEGEDPLHMDRFLNKDLLWPLPNRQRICTVVEELVNDLLCVCRTLSGNDFVPRLQPAVGLGGFQEGQSAHEEDFVYCLIVPLKPPPGHSFHLELGTEGEMLVRNSCVRVELECMCTRERWLGDVICFLHHPEEELMSSQEASLLETLCTGSYLDVEKTAFWLQELMTAASVAVPRAATSKVTVLPSTRFCKLKLTNTCEIPLSIELILAVQQGNSDTFVSME; from the exons ATGGCTGTCGTACAATTCTTCACCCTGGCGGTGCAAAGCATCCTCTGGAATGCTCCGGTGGTCGGTGATGAGCTGGATTGGGCCACACGCAGACGCATGCAGCAGCGCGGGGAGTACCTCAGCTGGAAGATGACTCggatgctgcaggagctggagcaggggatgcagcagctggagcagaggaccCAGGAGCAGAGCGCCTTTGCCTGGGGAGccctgccctttgctgccttgcagccGTGGCAGTTCTGGGCCGTTGCTggagtcctgctcctgctcttcgGGCTCTGCTGGTGGCTCAGGAAAAGGAGCCgtcagccagccagcagcagcaaggag AGAGGGTCTTGTGG AAgccttgaggaggaagaggatgaggaagaaggggaagaccCATTACATATGGACAGGTTTCTGAACAAGGACCTGTTGTGGCCACTGCCAAACAGGCAAAGAATATGCACGGTGGTGGAAGAGCTGGTGAACGACCTTCTCTGTGTCTGCCGAACCCTCTCTGGCAATGACTTCGTGCCACGGCTGCAGCCAGCTGTTGGGCTGGGCGGCTTCCAAGAAGGCCAGAGTGCCCATGAAGAAGACTTTGTCTATTGCCTGATTGTGCCCCTGAAGCCACCCCCCGGGCACTCCTTCCACCTCGAGCTGGGCACCGAAGGGGAGATGCTGGTGAGGAACTCCTGCGTGCGTGTGGAACTGGAGTGCATGTGCACAAGGGAGCGCTGGCTGGGGGACGTGATCTGCTTCCTCCACCACCCTGAGGAAGAGCTGATGAGCAGTCAGGAAGCCAGCCTCCTAGAAACCCTCTGCACCGGCTCGTACCTTGATGTGGAGAAAACTGCCTTCTGGCTCCAGGAGCTGATGACGGCAGCCTCCGTTGCTGTGCCTCGGGCAGCCACAAGCAAGGTAACGGTGCTGCCCTCCACACGCTTCTGCAAGCTCAAGCTGACCAACACCTGCGAGATACCCCTCTCCATTGAGCTGATCTTGGCGGTGCAGCAAGGCAACTCAGACACATTTGTGAGCATGGAGTAG